The Natrinema sp. DC36 genome includes the window TCTCGGTCAACAGATAGATCGCCGAGAACTGCTCGCCGTCGGGCGGGACCATGACCGCGTAGCCGACGGTCCCGACCGCGAGAACGACCGACACGACCAGCAGCACGTTCAGCGCGGCGTCAGCGCGCGTATCCGGCTCGAGGAGCTCCGACCGACCGGCGGCGTACCATGCCCGATAGGGCACCTGAAACCGCTCCTCGACCGGGAGCTCTCGCCGACGTCCGGCCGCAACGGCGGCCGACACGAGCGTGAACCCGCTGACGGAAACCGCGATCGGGACGAGTCGAATGCCCCAGGGCGTGAAGTTGAGCACGAGGCCGATCAGGGGAACGATGGCGATGCTGAGCCCGAAGGAGAGGGCGACGCGCTCGAGGCCGTCGATCCCGGCCCGCGAGGAGATGGAGTCGTACCAGCCGTCCGAATCGGCACTCCCAGCCGTCTCGCGCTCGGTCGGTGTGTCCGGCTCGTCGGACCGTTCCGGTGACTCGCCGGCCTCGGGAAACAGCGCCGCGATGAACGCGTAGCCGGGCACGAACAACACGAACGCGAGGCCGAGCGGGACCCGGAGAGGTGTCTCTCGAATTACGGGTGCCAGTGCGGCGACGTTCGTCGCGACGACGAGCGCGATCACCGCGGCGAGATCGGCCGGTAACTGTCTGAGTGGCCGTGGCAGCAGGAGCCACAACGACCGGAACGCGACCATTCGACCACTAGTACTGCCAACGGGGGTAAAAACGAACCGATGAACTGCCGCGGGGTAAGATCGAATGTTCAGTCGGTCTCCCTCTCTGGAAATTCCGCCGGGGTATCACCACTTCTCGACGAGGCCGACCAAAGACCAAGTAGCGTCAACAGGATTGTCGACGTAAGATGGGCACGGCCGATGAGCAGATTCGAGTGAGTGACCTAGTGAAACGCGAACTGGAGAAACGGAAGCGCGAAGGCGAGAGTTACAACGACGTCCTCGAGCGTGTACTTGGCGAGAAGACCGTAGGCGACTTCTCCGATGGGTTTGGTCGCTGGTCCGGTGAGGAAGCTCAGAGCGTCCGTGAGGGTCGCCAGAAAGCCAAGGAAAAGCGCAAGGAGCGAATGCGCCAACGGGCCGAGAACAGCGCGTGAAGGTCCTCGTTGGCGAAGGGAATCTTCCGAACGGCGACGTTGGCGGGCGAGATCGCTGGCGAGATCGCGCCTGGAGGCCCCTACCTCGATGGGCTAGACGCGCTGATTGCAGCCGTAGGGCGCGAGCTGGACGCGCCTGTAGTCTCTGGAGACGGCGATCTCACTCACGCGGAGACGGAAGAGGTCATCGAGGTCGATGAATACAAAGACTGACGTGCTGCTCACCTTCAGTCAGCTTTGTCCCCTCTGACTGCACTACTAGTACTCGGCGAAACGAATCGGTTCTAGATGGACCCACTAGTAACTGCTCGGGTGGATGGGGTCGACTACGATAGCGGTCACTCGAGGGAACGAGTCACGCCCTAGTAGCCACCGAAACGCGTTCCATACTGATCGCACAGTCCGCGGTTCTCGCTCACCGTGTTCGCTCCGAACCGCGCCCGCTCCGAACCGCGCGACTATCGTGTGATCAACTGCACAATGACTGTCCGTGACTACTAGAGTACGACCGCTAGCGGGTCGTGAGTAACTGCTTCAGAATACGCAATTCCTCGGCGTCCGAGATCTGTTCGGACTCGAGACAGGCGTGTGCGACCTTGTGTACGAGTTCGGGATCCGCGAAGACTGCTTGGTCGCTCGCGAGTTGGCGTTCGAGCGCCTCGACCCGTGCAGCGAGTTCGTCGATTTCGTCGTCCTCGTTCGTCGCCGTGCTCTCACGCTCGTCCGCGAGGGGGCTACCGGTCGAGGGATGACCGTCTCGAGCGCCGGGACCCGACGCGTGCGCCGCGGCGTTCGAACCGGACGCGCGGTCCTCGCGATCCGCGGACTCGCCGGCCTCGAGGGAGTCTGTCTCGAGCGTGTCGCCCTCGGGTGAGTCGCCCCCGAGAGAGCCTTCACCGGATGAGTCGGTCTCCTTGGTTCCGCGCGCCGTCCCCGTACTATCCGCGTCGGATCCACTCGCACTGACCGCCGTGTCCGCGTCGAGCCCACCCGCACGGACCGCGGATTCCGTGTCGTCAGTTCCCGTCCCGTCAGTATACGCGCCCTCGACCGATCCCTCGTCGAGATCGTCGTCGATGCTCGCGGTTTCGTCCGCCGCTGCGTCGGCTTCGGCTTCTTCGTCGGAATTCGCGTCGTCCATCTCGAGGGGAGGATCCGACCGGTCGAACAGTCGCGCGACGAACGTCTGGCGCTCGGACCAGTCGAAACCGTCGATCCCGTTTACACGCTGACTGATGGTCGCGCTGGTCACGCCGAGTCGCTCCGCGAGCTCCGCCTGCGTCGCGTTCGGCCGCCGCTCGATCTCGTGGAGCGTCTCCAGTTGTTTTTCGGTGATATCGGCCGTCTCGAGCGGTCGACTCTCGTCGGGACTGTCGTGGGTGCTCATAGCTGAATCGGTCACTCCGGAATCGCGGTCGTCGTACGCTGTCGAACGCTGCTCCCCCAGGATCATCGAATCGTCGTCCTCCCCGACCGATCCCCGATCGTCGTCGCTGCTCGGACCGCCGTCCCCGTTCGGGTCGGCATCCTCGCTCGAATCGACATCCCCGCTCAGATCGGCCTCACCACTTCGATCGTCGTCGTCCGGTTCCGATTCGGGATCATCGGTAGTGAGGCGTCCCGGGTCGCCGTATTCGTCGAGTACCTGTTCGACGAGCGACGTGGTCGCGCCGGTGACCTCGTCGGCGACGGCTTCCATCGACGCGTCCGGTCGCGCTTCCGCGACGGACAGGATTCGCTTGTGGACGACCGCTCGCGGAAACGTCGTTTCCCGCCCTATACGGCCCGCTGAGTCGGTTGATTGTGTATTACCCATACTCGCCTCGAACGGTAATTCGCGCTACGTCTCCCGTCCTCCACCCGCTCGCTTATATCTTTTTCACACGATTGATGCCATTCATATTCTTGGTAAATTTTCCCTGAATAAGAGCTAGCGGGAGGGAACCAAGGAACGCTACGAACGAGGAACGTAACGTCCCGCAAACGGGGCACGACGCATCCCGCGAACGGGCCGTCAGTCGTCCGCCGGAACCCCGCCGTCCGAGGACTCGTCGAGATCGCACAGTTGCCGCGCTCGCTCGAGGACGCTCGCCGCCTCGTCCGGAGACACGCCGCCGGGATCGAACGCAGCGCGTTCGTACTCCCGCGTGACGTCGCGGAGTAACGCGGCGTCCGCCGCGTCGTCGGTTCGAAACCGCTGATAGAACTCCCAGTGGGTCAGCGCGTCGGGCCCGTCGATCCGCGACGCCAGTGCCCGCCGAACGGCGGCGTACCCTGTTCGTGCCGCATCGTCCGGCCGGCCGTTCGACAGCTGTTCGCTCGCTCGTGCGAGCAGGGGTTCGACGGCGTCGACCGACGGAGACGACGCGTCCGCCGATCGCGTCCCGGCCGCCGGTCCGCCCGCTGTGGGCTCCCCGTCGCCCGCGGCGCCGTCCCCAGGGCCCGTTCCGCCGGCACGGCGATACCACCAGACGCCGAGCCCGACCGCGATCACGGCGAGGAATCCGACGGCGAGCCAGAGTGGAGACGACAGCTGCGTGCCCGCGTCGCCGATCGTAACGATCGTTTCTGCCGTCGCGGCCTCGATGTTCGAGCCGCTCCCGTCGTAGACCGCAGTCACGGTCACCTCGCCCCCAGCGATCGAGTTCGGAACGGAGATGCGTTCCTCGAACGTCCCGCCTGCGTTGGTCGTGACGGTGCCGACGGTCGTACCGTCGATTTGAATCTGTACTGGCTCGCCCCGAATGCCGTCGCCGTCTGCCGTGGCGAGCGTCCCGTTGACCGTCACCGCACGGTCGCCGTCCGACAGTCCCTCGATCGAGAGGTCGCTCTCGGTCTCGCGGACCGTTACGTTCGTTCCGTCGGCCGCCGCGGCGAGAGCGCGATCCTCGAACGGCAGCCGGACGCTCAGTTCCTGTTGGCCGTCTTCGACGGCCGCAGGCAGCGAGACCGAGGTCTCAAACACGCCGTTCTGGACCGGTGCCGTGCCGATTCGCTCGCCGTCGACGGTCACCGCGACGGAGACGTTGTCGACGGCGATCCCGTCGACGCGAAGCTCGCCCGCGACGGCGTGTTGCTCGCCGTATGACAGCTCATTTGGTGCCTCCTCCAGCGAGACGGTCGGATCGACCTGATCGATCGAGACGCTGACGTTCGTCTCGTCACCCAGATACGTCGATTGGGATTCGGGGACGTATCGGATCTCGAGTTCGTCAGCGGACAGCGACTCGTCGGTCGGGCGATACTCGAGGGTGAATCCACCAGCCGAATCCGTCGTGACCCGCTCCGTGTGGTTGCCGACGTCGAGTCGGACCTCCTCGTTCGCAATCGGAGCGCCGTCCGCCGTCCGCAGTTCGCCCGTCGCGACCAGCGGCTCGAGGAACGAGATCGACTCCTGGTCGGGCGTGAGCGTCAGTTCCGTCTCCGTAAATTGTTGTTCCCGAACGATCGCCTGCTCCGATCGGATCTCCGTGGTCACGTTCTCGATCGCCGCGTCGGGCTCCGAGAGATCAGCGCCCGTCCCCGCCTCGATCTCGTCGTAGCGCTCCCGGACCGAGCCGCCGAGGGACCCGATTTCGTCCGCGAGCGTCTCGAGTTCCCGTCCGAGTTCCCGTGCACGCTCCTCGTTCCCCGCTTCGCGGGCCGCCTCGTACTCGTCTTTGGTCTCCCGATACTCCGCAACGGCTTCGGACAGCCGGGCCTGCTGCTCGCCGGCTTCCTCGAACTGCTCCTCGTGACTCTCCCCCTCGGTCTGTCCCGCAACGTCGACGTACTGACCCAGCCGATCGCGGTACTCCTCCCCGACGTACTCACTGGCGAGCTCGTACTCGCCCTCGCTCAGCTGGATCGCGCCGTCGCCGAGCTGGGCCGCCAACCGATCGGCCAGCCAGCCTTCGACGCTCTCGAGGTCGCCGTCCTCGGCGTAGTCATCGGGATTCCGATGGGGGGTCGTCTCGTTTCGATCCTCGTTAGTGGCGTTTTGCTGGGCCACAACGAACTGAGCGGCGTTGCCATCGACTGCAGCGGTCGAACTCGTCATGACGATCCCGCCGGTCATCGCCACGGAGACGACGAACAGAGCGAGGATCAGTGCTCGACCACCGGCGTAGTTCACACCGGAGAGTTGCGACGCATCCCAATAAGGTATTCTCTCGAATCGTATCCACTGCGAGTGATCACCCATTCAGATCGGGGTGTGGCCCGACTCGATGGCCGAGCGCTGACCCAAATTCCGAGCGCAACCAGTACTTTCAACACCGTTACCGGAATCTGTCAAGGCATGAATCTCACGCGCCGCGGCTGGACGGTCGGGGCACTCGTCGCAGTGCTCGCCGTCCTCGCGGTCGTGTTTGCACGGCCGATCCTGCTCGCCGGGTCGGCCCTCCTCGGCGCGTGGCTGCTCGCTCACCAGTACCGCTTCACCCGGGACCTCGAGCGAACGGTCGCCTCGCTGTCGGTCGTGCAGTCGACCGCCCGGACGACCATCCGTACCGGAGACGAGATGCCGGTCACGCTCACTGTGAAGCGCGAAACCGAGACGTCCCTCTCGCTCGAGATTACTGCCGGGCTCCCGGTCGGCGCCACGACGACCGAACCCATCGCCGTGACGCTCGCACCGAGCGGCGAGCGAGCGGATCGAACGCGAACGATGCGCTGGCCCATCGCCGGCCGTCATTCGTTCGATCGCGCGACCGTGGTGGCGACGGACGGACTGTTCAGCGAGACGATCACCGCGGGGACGACGCCGACCGTGGCCGTCGAACCGCCCAGCCCCCGCGCGATCCACGTCGGTGAGGGCGGTGACCGGATCGCCGCCTCGTACGGCTCCCACGAG containing:
- a CDS encoding DUF1616 domain-containing protein; its protein translation is MVAFRSLWLLLPRPLRQLPADLAAVIALVVATNVAALAPVIRETPLRVPLGLAFVLFVPGYAFIAALFPEAGESPERSDEPDTPTERETAGSADSDGWYDSISSRAGIDGLERVALSFGLSIAIVPLIGLVLNFTPWGIRLVPIAVSVSGFTLVSAAVAAGRRRELPVEERFQVPYRAWYAAGRSELLEPDTRADAALNVLLVVSVVLAVGTVGYAVMVPPDGEQFSAIYLLTENDDGELVADDYPTEFVQGESQELVVGIDNHEGERTEYTVVVLEQDVEVVENETALESGDPTATVNETVVREQRELDRFETTVANNESWHQTYELEPTMTGDNQRVVWLLFPGGDVPAEPSMDDTEYSVHLWIDVAASSNSSAQPAES
- a CDS encoding antitoxin VapB family protein; the protein is MGTADEQIRVSDLVKRELEKRKREGESYNDVLERVLGEKTVGDFSDGFGRWSGEEAQSVREGRQKAKEKRKERMRQRAENSA
- a CDS encoding helix-turn-helix domain-containing protein yields the protein MGNTQSTDSAGRIGRETTFPRAVVHKRILSVAEARPDASMEAVADEVTGATTSLVEQVLDEYGDPGRLTTDDPESEPDDDDRSGEADLSGDVDSSEDADPNGDGGPSSDDDRGSVGEDDDSMILGEQRSTAYDDRDSGVTDSAMSTHDSPDESRPLETADITEKQLETLHEIERRPNATQAELAERLGVTSATISQRVNGIDGFDWSERQTFVARLFDRSDPPLEMDDANSDEEAEADAAADETASIDDDLDEGSVEGAYTDGTGTDDTESAVRAGGLDADTAVSASGSDADSTGTARGTKETDSSGEGSLGGDSPEGDTLETDSLEAGESADREDRASGSNAAAHASGPGARDGHPSTGSPLADERESTATNEDDEIDELAARVEALERQLASDQAVFADPELVHKVAHACLESEQISDAEELRILKQLLTTR